One part of the Methylobacterium mesophilicum SR1.6/6 genome encodes these proteins:
- a CDS encoding alpha,alpha-trehalose-phosphate synthase (UDP-forming) yields the protein MARLVIVSNRVAVPEEGGKAVAAGGLAVAVKEAFTAYEGLWFGWSGTITEEPSEEPTLIDRGRVQYAVVDLSPQDHLEYYAGFANRALWPIMHYRLGLGAFSRSDYAGYSRVNRTFARALAKLVEPDDIIWVHDYHLLPLAAELRGLGLDNPIGYFHHIPWPAADVFNSLPASTELLRAIVDYDLIGLQTEADVQNLQRNLVDTQRAIPLGGGSLMVDGRRTRIRAFPIGIDVAGFKEAAEKANANKVVRETMAGLRTRKLLIGVDRLDYSKGVPERMEAVESFFASNPDQRGNVTYIQITPKSRSEVPEYEQLAREVNEKVGEINGSLGDPAWTPIQYITKAYPRPVLAGLYRAARVGLVTPMRDGMNLVAKEYVVAQAEDDPGVLVLSKFAGAARQLPEALLINPYDKFEVAEAIRAALYMPKAERLARWKPMVERMTREDVDWWARNFLAELENFRTVEREPPTTTAAAAE from the coding sequence GCGGTCAAGGAGGCCTTCACGGCCTACGAGGGATTGTGGTTCGGCTGGAGCGGCACGATCACGGAGGAGCCCTCCGAGGAGCCGACGCTGATCGACCGGGGCCGGGTCCAGTACGCCGTCGTCGACCTCTCGCCGCAGGACCACCTGGAGTACTACGCCGGCTTCGCGAATCGGGCCCTGTGGCCGATCATGCATTACCGGCTCGGTCTCGGCGCGTTCTCGCGCTCGGACTATGCCGGCTACAGCCGCGTGAACCGGACCTTCGCCCGCGCCCTCGCCAAGCTGGTGGAGCCCGACGACATCATCTGGGTTCACGACTATCACCTGCTGCCGCTCGCGGCCGAGCTGCGCGGCCTCGGGCTCGACAACCCGATCGGCTACTTCCACCACATCCCCTGGCCCGCCGCCGACGTGTTCAACTCGCTGCCGGCGAGCACCGAACTGCTGCGCGCCATCGTCGACTACGACCTGATCGGCCTGCAGACCGAGGCCGACGTCCAGAACCTCCAGCGCAACCTCGTCGATACCCAGCGGGCGATCCCGCTGGGCGGCGGCTCGCTGATGGTCGACGGCCGCCGCACCCGGATCCGCGCCTTCCCGATCGGCATCGACGTGGCGGGCTTCAAGGAGGCCGCCGAGAAGGCCAACGCCAACAAGGTCGTGCGCGAGACCATGGCGGGCCTGCGCACCCGCAAGCTGCTGATCGGCGTCGACCGGCTCGACTACTCGAAGGGCGTGCCCGAGCGGATGGAGGCGGTGGAGAGCTTCTTCGCCTCGAACCCAGACCAGCGCGGCAACGTCACCTACATCCAGATCACGCCCAAATCCCGCAGCGAGGTTCCGGAATATGAGCAACTCGCCCGCGAGGTGAACGAGAAGGTCGGCGAGATCAACGGGTCGCTCGGCGACCCCGCTTGGACGCCGATCCAGTACATCACCAAGGCTTATCCGCGCCCCGTGCTCGCCGGCCTGTACCGGGCGGCCCGGGTCGGGCTCGTCACGCCGATGCGCGACGGCATGAACCTCGTCGCCAAGGAATACGTGGTCGCGCAGGCTGAGGACGATCCGGGCGTGCTGGTCCTGTCGAAATTCGCCGGCGCCGCCCGGCAGCTGCCCGAGGCGCTGCTGATCAACCCCTACGACAAGTTCGAGGTGGCGGAGGCGATCCGGGCCGCGCTCTACATGCCGAAGGCGGAGCGGCTGGCGCGCTGGAAGCCGATGGTCGAGCGCATGACCCGCGAGGACGTCGATTGGTGGGCGCGCAACTTCCTGGCGGAGCTAGAGAATTTCCGCACGGTCGAGCGTGAGCCCCCGACCACGACGGCGGCGGCGGCCGAATAG